In Capsicum annuum cultivar UCD-10X-F1 chromosome 11, UCD10Xv1.1, whole genome shotgun sequence, one genomic interval encodes:
- the LOC107847480 gene encoding probable glucuronoxylan glucuronosyltransferase IRX7, producing the protein MIEPKNTSRKRGFYVKMRLLHNNNNNTRKTSFCYKYFKWVLWFSLSFYFFAMFLFNHKPNNTNNTPSLSPFISKTTVPQYSKASRALIEHPQREHHHSVDSLNGLKIYVYELPTRYNTDWLTNERCSNHLFASEVAIHKALINSDVRTFDPFEADFFFVPVYVSCNFSAVNGFPAIGHARSLISSAIQLISSEFTFWNRSSGSDHVFVASHDFGSCFHTLEDVAMADGIPENLRNSIILQTFGVKYDHPCQRAEHVVIPPYVSPESVRKTLATADVNGKRDIFAFFRGKMEIHPKNVSGRYYSKKVRTVILQKYGNDRRFYLKRHRFSGYQSEILRSTFCLCPLGWAPWSPRLVESVVLGCVPVIIADGIDLPFSSAVPWSEISITVAQKDVGKLGSILENVVATNLSSIQKKLWDPRITRALLFHDRTIEGDATWHVLHALTKKLSRSHRRLRLSDE; encoded by the exons ATGATAGAGCCAAAAAATACAAGCAGAAAGAGAGGTTTCTATGTAAAAATGAGGCTAttacataacaacaacaacaacaccagaAAAACTTCTTTTTGTTACAAATATTTCAAATGGGTTCTTTGGTTTTCGCTTTCGTTCTATTTCTTCGCTATGTTCCTCTTTAATCACAAGCCTAATAATACTAACAATACGCCCTCTTTGTCTCCCTTCATTTCTAAAACTACCGTTCCGCAATATTCCAAAGCCTCTCGTGCTCTTATCGAGCACCCTCAGAGAGAGCATCACCATTCAGTAG ATTCGTTGAATGGGTTGAAGATATATGTTTACGAGCTGCCAACGAGGTACAATACAGATTGGTTAACGAACGAGAGATGCAGTAATCATCTATTTGCATCTGAAGTAGCAATACATAAAGCTCTAATCAACAGTGATGTTCGTACATTTGATCCATTTGAAGCTGATTTCTTCTTCGTTCCAGTTTacgtgtcttgtaatttcagtgcTGTCAATGGTTTCCCTGCTATTGGTCATGCTCGTTCGTTAATTTCATCAGCTATTCAGCTAATTTCATCGGAGTTTACTTTCTGGAATCGGAGCTCTGGCTCTGACCATGTCTTCGTTGCGTCGCATGACTTTGGGTCTTGTTTTCATACATTG GAAGATGTGGCTATGGCGGATGGGATACCGGAGAATTTGAGGAACTCGATAATATTGCAAACGTTCGGAGTTAAATATGATCATCCATGTCAAAGGGCGGAGCATGTAGTAATTCCGCCGTATGTTTCGCCGGAAAGTGTACGGAAAACGCTGGCTACCGCGGATGTTAACGGCAAACGTGATATTTTCGCCTTTTTTAGGGGTAAAATGGAAATTCACCCTAAAAATGTCAGCGGGCGTTATTACAGCAA gAAAGTACGTACTGTTATATTACAAAAGTATGGTAATGATCGTAGATTCTACCTGAAACGTCACCGTTTTAGCGGTTACCAATCGGAGATTTTACGTTCGACATTTTGTTTATGTCCATTGGGGTGGGCCCCATGGAGTCCACGACTCGTAGAGTCAGTCGTATTAGGATGCGTACCGGTGATCATCGCCGATGGCATCGACCTCCCGTTTTCCTCCGCCGTGCCATGGTCGGAAATCTCCATCACGGTGGCTCAGAAAGACGTTGGTAAACTAGGCTCGATTCTCGAGAATGTGGTTGCGACTAACTTGAGCAGTATACAAAAGAAGTTGTGGGACCCAAGAATTACAAGGGCCCTACTTTTTCATGATCGAACGATTGAGGGGGACGCCACGTGGCATGTTTTACATGCTTTGACGAAGAAATTGAGTAGGTCTCACCGTAGGTTGAGACTTTCCGACGAATGA